The genomic window CTGCTTGATCTTCTCCGGCGTCATCAGCTTCTCCTTTTGCTTCTTCTTCTCCGCGGCGGCTTTCCTGgcctccagctgcctctgccgGCAGGACTTGGCAGGTTCAGGCAGCCTGCGGACCTCGCGCGGGAAGGACGTGAGCACCTGGATGGCCCCGCTGCCCACCTTGGCGTTTTGGTTCTCCTCACTGCCGAACTCATCCGTGCTGGACATCTTGTAGAGGGGCAGGACGTGCAGCTGCTCATCCTCGGGGATTTTGCCCACCACGCGATTGTCTTCCTTGGTCAGCGTGCAGACCTGAGGGGGTGGGTGCTGTCAGCGGGGTGCTGAGGGATGTGGTCTGTGCTGGATGGGCCAGACCTCCTCCTTATTCCCCCATCAACATGAATCCACACCAGCCTGgcattccctctgctctggtccCCAGCTGCCATATAGAAACCTCCCGTGGGTTGGACAAAAGCAAATGCTGGTCCCTGTTAGCACCTGAGCCTGGCTGGGGTGGCTTCAGCACTCACAGACCTGAGGTGTCATTTGAGGTGTCACACCAAGGACctggagccaggcagggaggacagaatatgctgagctggaagggacccacaaggataatcaagtccaactcagccctgcacaggacacccgcaaaatcccaccatgtgcctgagactgttgtccaaacactcctggaactccatcaggcttggtgctgtgaccactgccctggggtaGGACAACTGGGGACCCAGTGGCTCAGAAAGGAGCATCCCAAACTGGGGTGGGAGCACCCCAACCCCCCACCCCGTGCCTGCTTACCACCGTGCAGCCGTTGTAGAGGTTGTGCTGGTCCTTGTGAGCATGGGCACAGAAGTCCATACACGCCGTCACCCCTGAGAACGGCCTCCCCTCCTTCAGGCCCAGCCGGCAGTCGATCGCTACGTCCTCGTTGGTGACCTggtggaaggaggagagggCTCTGGTTATCCAAAATCTCCCAAACACCACCACCCGGCACCCATTGGTGTTGCCAGGGGGACAAGGGGGTGGCAGCACCTGGTTTTGGTAGGCTTGTGGCGCCAGCCTCTTGTAAAGCGGGGCAACCTCGGTGGCCAAGTCCTGAAAGCTTCTCCGGAGCAGCTCTTCCTGtggcagggaaagcaggaggatGTCACCCAGGGGTTTTGGAATGGAATCACGGACAGAGCCTACAGACGGCACACAGCACCCAACCCTTCCCACCATGTCCTGCACAAAGCACGTGCTTAAATTCCTGATGAAGATCTGACTGTTCAGCCTCCAGCCTCTGCACCTGTTGTGCTTTCACTCACTCAACCCATCAGCTCTTTGGCTTCTTCCTTGGAGCTTCTACAGGGACCCCATTTGCGCcacctttcttttcctcatctcCCTAATCCATCAAAAATTCTGCAAGGAACCCTATCTTCAGGATTCACAGGGAATCCTATTTTCAGGCTTCACAAGGAATCCTACTTTCAGGCTGCAAAAGCTGGAGCTGAAGGTGAAGGAGGTCCAAACCcacccctccccagtgccatcccaccccagccccctcaCCCACCTCTTTGGGATTGTCTCCCACCAGCCTGAACTTGCGGGGGGTTTTGCTCCGGGCGTATTTGCAGCCGTTGAAGTACATGCTCCAGGAGCAGCCGAAGGAGAAGGAAGCACCACAGGTGTTGGGGTCCTTGCCTTGGCAGGCACAGGTCcggctgggagggagggacacCATGAGGAACATCAGCCACCAGCTTGGTGACAGTAGCtctgggaagagcagggaccCCACATCCCATTGCCACCCCATCCTATCCTGTCCTGTCCCATTTAATTAATCATAATCCatataaattaattataaatagTGTGTTATTCTTAAACTGCTCTTAGCATTtagcaaagttgttgtgagtTACTTTTGTGGGAACACAGCTTAGGAAAATCAGTGAAACCTGAAGTTTTGATAAACTAACCCTGATGTGTTTCAATGAACTAAAGCCTGGGACACAAACATGGACTGTTGAAGTTGGACATCTGGAATGCAAAATTTAAAGACCACAAGGACATTTTGcagagagcagaaaataaagaagagacTAACAAAGGCTCAGTACGTGTGTTGATAAGTCCCtgccagaggaaaaaagataCTGAAGATACTAAAAGGAGTAAAAATATGGACTAATTAGCATAAAAAGTAAGAAATCAATAACCAACAgagaatactaattaatgaaaGAGAATTATGTAATTTAGAaccaatgaacattaatttcattGTTTGCTAAAAACGTATAAACAGGTGAAAAAGTTTTGAATCAGTGTGGAGGCCAGGATTTTGTTGGTCACACACAAAGGGAAcaagagacaggacaagaggaaacggcctcgagttgtgccaggggaagtttagattgAATCCcttcactgagagggtggtcatgtattggaatgggctgcccagggaggtggtggagtcaccacccttggaagtgttcagagaatgtgtggatgtggctcTCAGAGACACTTGGTTAGTACTGAACACggtggtggtgctggttgatggttggacttgatgaccttgatgatcttttccaaccttaaatGATTCTGAGATTCTGAAACCTCCTGGCCAAGAAGAAAGCACTGCCTTGCTCCCTAACACTGAAATCCCAGTGGTTCCAGGGGATTTGGCAGCAGTGGCACTTACTCGTCGTTGAGGCCGCAGCGGCGGCTTGTGGGGTTGCCGTACTTGGTGAGGGTGTCGGTGAGCTCCTGGTATAGGGTGTCCCCCAGGGTCCTGGGGATGCCCTCCCAGGCCAGGATGAGGATGATGATCACGGCGTTCTGGCAGTGGTGCCCGGCCCGGTGCCGCACCAGGCACAGCAGCTTCTCCTCCTGGTTGTGTCTGCGAATCACCTGGGAAACACAGGGGCCAATTCAACAAACACCACTCCAAAAACACCTCCTGGGATGAGGGAACCCAAAAGTAGGTCCTGGATTCTTTCTGTGGGGACGTGGGGGGGCCAAGTCAATAAATACCACTCCATCAACAACCTCCTGGGATGGAGAGGACTCCAAAAGTGGGTCCTGGCTGCTTTCTGTGGGGATGTGGGTGTCCCATGGTTGTGTTCATCCCCATGGGCTTGGGAGTGTAGGCAATGGACGTGCTGAGGGTGGGAATCCCCACGGAGCTTCCCTGGGGGCGGACACAGCTCTTGCCTCCTTCTTGCCAGCCACGAATTGAccatcccacccctgcccacTGTAACCACCGCTGGTGGAGGACCTCCTTGTGCCCAGGAAGGGGGGCAGGAGCACTGGGGGGCTCCAAGGGGGGACAGAAGCGGGGCACAGGCACTCACCCACTTGGCAATGGGGCAGCCCCGGGAGCTCTTGCCCTCTTTCCCGGTGTAGATGACCTTCTCGATGCGGATGGCCTTGCCCTTCTCACCGTACCTGCCAGGAACAGCCATCAGCCCCACTCGCCCACCTCCACACTCAGGAGACCCCCAGTGGCCCTCATGAGCCCCTCAGAAGCCCCCATTCACAGGACTCCTCTCACCCTTGCAGGACTCTGGTCACCCTCACTTGCCCTCATGGGGTCCCTCACAGACCCTAATTTGCCCTCACAGGACCCCTCAAAAGCCCCAGTTTTCCCTCATGGGTCCCATTCACCCTCATGAGACCCCACTCATCCTCAGGAGCCCCTTCATGGGTCTCCATTCACACCCACAAGTCCACACTGACCCTCATGGGTCCCCACTCACCCTCCTGGGTCTCCATTCTCCCTCACAGGGCCCCACTCATGACCTCAGCCCCCTCATGGGTCCTCACTCACACTCATGGGACCCCTCACTCTCTCAAGCCTCCACTCACCCTGACAGGACCCCGTAGGTTCCCACTCACCCTCACAAGCCCCCTCACAGGATCCCACTCAGCCTCACAGGACCCTACTCACCCTCAGGAGCCCCCTCGTGGGTCCCCATTCCCCCTTCCAAGCCCCCACTCATCATCACGGGACTCCACTCACCCTCATGGGACCCCTCATGGCTCCTCACTCACTCTCAGGAGCCCCCACTCCCCCTGACAGGTCCCCACAGACCCCCACTCTCCCTCATGGCCCCCTGCCCTCtcagccccccagggatgggatgggaaaagGTCCTCACCGCTCTTCCATGAGCTCCCTGATGGAGGCCACAGTGGGCCCCGAGCCCAGGTGGGTGTAATACGGCCCCTCGTCCTTCTCCACGATTTGCTCTGAAGACACAGGAGGGGGAGACCGAGATTTTGGGGTTTGCACTTCCATCAACTGCTCCAAAGGATTCCaaacccccaaattccctcAAACCAAACTCAAGGGTTCATCTCCCCGTCAGAGCATCAGAGAAGGGATTCATTAAACAGCCTGGCAGCTCTTCATTATTTTCTGCTCTGGAAGATGCTCCCAGCACTAAAATGCCACTGGAAAACTTGGAAATGGGTGCTCAAACCCACCCCTGTTGGGGACCGAAAAGCCTCCCCGAGCAGCCACAGCCCTTCCAAGCATCCCAGCAGTGACCACGGCTCCATCCTGGCTCAGGGGATTCGCTCCAGCCACTCCAGCTCTGGACTTGGATTCCAAATTCCACTGGACTCCAATTCGAGATTCAGACTCCAAACCCCCTCCTcatcccagcccctgctcaccaCCTGGAGCATCCCTTTGGTCCTGCTCACAGGGCTGGATGCTGCCAAAACCAACACGGGATAATTTGGGGGCTGAAAACTCTTGGTGTTGCTTTAGGCTTTCCTGGAGGATTTGGGGATGTTCATGGGATGATCCAAGTTGACTGTGCCAGGAaagagctgcagtgccaggaAGAGGTGGAAGGATGCTGGGGCTATGGGAGAAGGATATAGGCTACCAAAGGATGCTGGGACTGTGGGAGAAGGATGCTGGGACTATGGGAGAAGGATGCTGGGACTGTGGGAGAAGGATGCTGGGACTGTGGGAGAAGGATGCTGAGGCTTCAGGAGGGTGCTGGAGCTAAGGAAGGACACTGGGGCTATGGAAGAAGGACAGTGGGGCTGCAAGAGGATGCTGAGGCTTCAGGAGAAGGACATTGGGGCTAAGGGAGGATGCTGGGGCTGTGAGAGAAAGATGTGGGGTACAGGAAAAGGATATGGGCTATGGGAGAAGCTTACTGGGGCTACGAGAGAAGGATGCTGGGACTATGGGAGAAGGATGCTGGGACTATGAGAGAAGGATGCTGGGACTATGGGAGAAGGATGCTGGGACTATGAGAGAAGGATGCTGGGACTATGGGAGAAGGATGCTGGGACTATGGGAGAAGGATGCTGGGACTATAGGAGAAGGATGCTGGGACTATGAGAGAAGGATGCTGGGACTATGGGAGAAGGATGCTGGGACTATGGGAGAAGGATGCTGGGACTATGGGAGAAGGATGCTGGGACTATGGGAGAAGGATGCTGGGGCTTTGGGACAGGGATACTTGGGTTACACGAGGATTCTGGGGCTACAGGACACTGGGTCTACggaagaatcatagaatcacagaatcaaccaggtcagaaaagacccctgagatcatcaagtccaacccctgatccaacgCTGCCAaggttactagaccatggcaaGGATGATCAAAACACAGGAGAAGGATGTTGGGGCTATGGGAGGATCCTGGGATTACAGGAGAAGGACACTGGGGCAACCAGAGGAGGGCACTCAGGATACAGGAGTAGGACACTGGGGCTACAGCCCTGCCACCAACACCTCCATCACAACAACAGTCCCCTCAGGGCTTTCAGGGCATGAAGGTGCCATGTGGGAAGCACTACATGCTccaggcaggcacagggaaGGATCCCAGCACACCGGGACGCTCTGACATCTCTGGGTGGGACGCATCCAGCACCACGGCCGGGTCTGATCTGTGTTCTCTGCTCTCACCACTCTGATTTTCATTCCCATCATGTCCAGCTGGCTGGGAGCCAGGCCGAGGAGAAAGCCGGGCTCAGCTGGGATGCAGATGTCCAGACAGGGATCAATACGGGACGCGCGGAGAAGGCTGATTTCATCCCAGCCTCCAACAGCACCCAATAAGGCAACAAGCCCCACTCCTGAATTGCTTCTTCCACAGCTTTTCCTTGGGAAAACAGAGAGGTGGCAGCATGGGAatcccccctctcccagccccttaAACCAcgctggaaaagaaaaagcaactccAATCTTTTCCTGGCAAACTCCAAGATCAGTTCGAGCGGCTccagaaaagcttttcctttgctCCGTGACTTCTGGGCTGATTCCTGCTGCCATTTAcaggcaaataaataaataatcatcAGCCCCACTAATAAAGTGCAGCTTGGTCTTAGCCCGAGGCCACCTCTCCCAGCAGTAGGGGGGTCATTTTTCCAGCTGGATGCTCCAAATCCTCAccctgctcctcccagctctggTATAAACACTGGTGAGGGAAGATCCAGCTCCCTGCACTCGGATGAAGGTGGACTGAAAGGACCAGATGGGAATTTTCTAGGGCTTGCTGCAAAATCTAACAAATGCCAATGCACACCAGaaaaagaccccaaaaccccacaaatccAAGAGTTTGGTGATTTTTCAATGCATCCTGGTTGGATTGGCCAGTGAACAAGGCAGCATCCCAGCAGCAAGGATTTCTCCAGGGATAAGTGCACATGAAAAGCCAAAGTTTGGGTTACTCTGGGTACCCCTCTGGGTACTTTGGGTTACGCTGGGTACCAGCTAATTTGGCAGAAAATATCCTAAAGAACCAGGGTTTTAGGTGGGTTTTGGCACTGGGACCACCATGGACTCGTGGGATTCAGCTGAGTGGCTGAAATAAAACTCAACAGCCCTTGGGTTTTGCTGCTCATCCaacccccagcagcacagcccgtGGTGTTGGTGCCACCCCCGCGGCGACACGGTGGGTGCTCAGCATTTCCAACAAAAATAACAGgcgagaacagaaagcagaagcagctcCACAGCACCAGCGTTTCACCACGTGAGTGCTGCATCTcgagtgctgtgcccagctctgggccctcagcttgggaaggatgtggaggggctggagcagaggcagagaagggcaacgaggctggggaagggtgtggagcacaagtgctgtgaggagcagctgagggagctgggggggctcagcctggacaggaggaggctcaggggagaccttctcactctctgcaactccctgccaggaggggggagccggggggggtcgggctctgctcccaggaaccagcagtgggacaagagggcacagcctggagctgccccagggcaggtttaggttggccatggggaagaagttcttcccagagagagggatcagcccttggaatgggctgcccagggaggggggggagtccccgtccctggaggggtttgagcagagcctggatgtggcatcagtgccatggtgggggggacaaggtggggttgggtcacaggttggactcgatgatctcagaggtctttgcCAACCTGGTTGactctgtgattcagtgatCCCCCCAAAAATCAGGTGCTCTACTGGTGCCGTGGCATCATTCTCTTATATATCCAGGGCAATCTTGGAAAAATAAACGCCTGGAAATGCCACCCCAGTAACCCCTTGGCACGGCCACTCACTCACCAACGCAGTCACAGGTGGGGAATTCTGCCTGTGCCCTCTTGGCCGGGGTGTCCAGGAGGCTTTTGGTCGGTGTGTCCAGGTACTTCAGCGGAGACTCCAAAAAGCCGCTCAGAGTCGGCGTCAGCGGCACCTCATCCTTGGTGGGCGTTCTGTCGGCATCGTCCGCGTCCGGGTTTTGGCTTTCCTCGGAGTAAAAACACGTGGTGGACACCACGGTGATAGCACCAGAAGATTCAATTTTGATCTGTTTGGGGGAGCGGGCGGTAAAGGGGGGTTCTGACAGCAGAGCCTTCCCCGGAGACAACGCGCAgctcttggggctgggctggggagcgCTGCTCGGGGCCGAGGCGGCGGTGGTGGCTTGAGGGGACCCTTGCGAGGCTGGTGCTGGTCCCCCTGGCTCCTCGGCAGCCCCCGGGGCGAGCGGGGCGGGCGTCTCAGGGGGCGGCAGGTTGAAGTTCTCCCCGAATTCGGCTTCAAATTGTCGGATAAGCTCTTCCAACTTGTCATCCACCATGATGGGAGCCGAGGTGGCCGGCAGGGGGGCAGCCAGCGCTTCCTCCGAGCCCGCTGGCGCCGAGTGAATTTGGGGGCCCCCCCCGGGGGCACCCCTTTCCTGAGAGTTGGGAGCGGGGGGGATGCCACCGGGGGGGTTGGGTGGCGGGGGGCATGCGGCGGGCTGGGCTAGTGCAAGAGGCTGGTGCGGGAAGGCCGATGGCGGCGGGTCCGTTTGCATCTCCTCGGCGGGGGGTTCGGCGGGGGGTTCGGCGGGCGCCCGAAACCCCTCCAGGCTGATCTGCCAGAGGGGCAGGAAGAGTGGCTGCGAGTCCTTCTGCTTCGCCTTCTTGATCTGCACTTGCTTGCGGAGAGGTTTGGCCGGGGGGGGCTTTTCAGGCggcattttcttcttcttctctttgggctgcttTTCGAAGGGTTTGGGGGGCGCAGCAGGGGTGCCGGGAGCCCACCATCCTCCCGGCCGGTCCGGGGGAGCTGCCGCCGCCAGGCTTTGCTCGAGGAAGAGGCTGCGCTTGTGgtggagatgctgctgcaggacCAGCTGTGTCTTCTTGTGCAGGTCGGGCTCTGGTGGCACCGGCGGCAATGGGGGGCCAGCCGGTGCCTCCTTGCTGGCCGCTCGCTCAGGGGGCTCTGTTTTGGGGGCCGTCGCTTTGCCAGGGGTCGCTTCAGGTCTCTTGAAAGCTGCCTTGATGTAGTCGTCAGCgttccccagcagctgctccagctctgccatgggGTCTCCAGCCCCCGTCGCCCCCTCAGCCTCCAGCCCCCACGGGGCTGAGAAGTTGCCCCGGGGCGGTGCCGCGCCGAAAAATGGCTCAGGTGCTGCCCCCGGCTCGGGCGGGTACCGGGGCTCGTCCCCTCGCTGCCACGTGGCCCCCGGCGGGGCGAGGGGGCCTGGGCCGaagggggcggcggggggcggcggggggggcggcagcggcggctGCCCATCACCCACGGGCTGGGGCAGGGCGGCCGAGAGCTGCGTGAGGGCCTCGATGGCGATGGCGGTCTGCAGGCTGATGTTCTTCTCCTTGGCAATGGTCAGCGCGCTCTGGGAAAAGGGGAGGCCGTCGGGCGGGCACGGCTCGGCAGCCTCAGGCACCGGCTGGGGGTCAATAGCACCTtcctggggggtgggaggggggatggcGGCGGCGCGGGGACGCGGGGACGCCAGTTCTTCGCCCAGAGCCGTCTTGATCTTCTGTTCCAGCCATTCCAGGTagtcggggcactcggggcCGTCGCAGTTGCAGTTGGGGGGCTTCACACCGTGCTTGGCCAGCGCCAGAGCGGCCTTGAGGGCGTGCAGGTCCTCGCCCCTGGGCACGCCATCCGCCGCGCCCAGCCCGCCCCGGCTCATCTCCGAGTCGAACTTCTCGTACAGCAGCGACGGCGAGcccggcggcgggagccggTAGGAGGAGACGGCTTCGGCCACCGCCGAGAAGGCCACCAGGTTCCGGACGTCTTCCAGGGGGGCTTTGCCGGCGGCGGGCGGCTGGCCTGGCGACCACCCGCTGGACTCCATCAGCGCGGTGCCCCCCGGCTCCAGCCGGCCCCCATTCACCAGGCTGAGTCCGCTGCCCTCGTTCAGCCGCCTTTCTTCCACATAATTAATTGGCCCTTCTTCCATTTGGCTTCTGCTGGGTCCATCAACCGCGTCACCCGCTGAACCTGTCTGTGAGgagagacagaggagagaggtgAATTCCCCCTCCATGACCCACGTGCCATCACCCCCCAGCctattttctccctctttttccttcAGTCTCCTTTTCCCCATCTCTTTTTCGGACCCAGGGGATGAAGATGCACACGAGCCATGTGAAAAACTAATCACTGGCGGCAAAGCCACACGGGGTTTGCCCGGCTGAGTAAGGACCAGCTCGTCTCGGAAGGCACCCGCTTTCCACCCACGTCCCCACCCCGCCACCCACTTTCGAAATTGCTCACGGGGAGGTTTGGGATTTCCATCACCATCCTGGCTCCGGTGACACAGTTTACACGGTGAAGGAAGCGGCACGGGGAAGGagaggggggtttttttggcccTGTGCCCTGTACAAACATCCTGGCCGGGAGCAGCCGGCCTTTGCCGGGGGCCGCGGCACGGCAGGAAGCTGCCAGAGTTGGCTATGCCGGTGCCAGGGGCTGCTTTCACCTCAAATAACCCGGTGTCTGTATCAACACGGCCGGCCAGGGCTCCCCAGAAGCGCTGGCAGCGCCGGCAGTGCCGGCTGCGTGCCAGGGACGGACCAAACCCAGCCGTCCACGTCGGGCACCCAGGGAGCCCATCTGGGATGCACACCCTGGATAAGACCTTCCCGGGGGTTatgccagggatgggggtgtTTCTGTGCCCCGTGGCTCCGTCCCCCCTCGGCAGCGGGGATGTCggtgctccagcagctgggTGTGCCGGGCGCTGGCAGCACATGGAGCCGATAACCAGGGGGAGCTTCCGGCAGGCTAAAAATACACCCCAGTTCGCTGGAAAAACCATGCCAAAGCAAgcaagggctgtgggcagagctTCCTGCCGCTGGATGGGGCCGGCACCGGCTCGGCTCGTGGGAAGGAGCCGAGGCTCAGATTCAGTGGGGAGACCCCGAGTTACAAGTCACAGCTCCAAGTTACAACTTAGAGCTCCAAATTACAACTCACAGCTCTGAGTAAGGGCTGGTGTCCAAGCCAGTTGTCTGCATGGGGCTGTTGGTGTCGGGGCCATGTTTAACCCCTCAACCACCGGCCCCACCGCATCCTTCACCTTCCCCTTCACGGTGGGAATGTGAGTAGAGCCACGCTCAGATCCCACACCTGAGGTGAGAACGCTGCTAACTCTGGCAAAACCCCAGTGAAACCTTGGAGGAGCCACTTCCAGCACAACTGAATCCCCAAAAATCCCTCCTCCCTGTGGAGCGGGGTGAAAACCCCCAGGGGGGCACAGCACAAACCACCGTGGCCCCGCTCTGGCACAGGGCTCACCCTGGTGCTGCCGTGGGTTTGGAGGGGCTGCGGTGCCCTCACAGCATCCCCGGAGCCGCGGGCGATGGGACCGGTCCGGCAGGTCTGGGGAGAAAGTGCCCGGGCAGGGTGGGGACAACACAAACACGCCTCCGCTCTCCTTTGCAAAGCACGGCAGAAACAACCTCGCCTGTCCTTCCTTCACtgtcaccttcctcctcctcctcctcccgcccaGCCAAAGGGGATTTTCCCAAGCGCTGGAGATAAACACCACGAGCCCCCTCCGAGAGCGCGGGGGGGACGTGCCGGGGCCCCCAAGTGTCACAGCGGTGATGCCACCCCGGGGAAATGATGACAAACCTGTTTGGCTCCGGGTGGGAGCGGCTGCCGCCCCCGAGGGTCTTCCCAGggggaagaacctgctgggGAAGGGCGGGGGAAGCCCCAAAAAACAGCCGCGGGGTCAGGGAggcaccctgggctgctccatcccATAAACCAGGTTATGGATCCGGGCTGGGGACGCATGAAAATAGTTCACCGTGTGAATCCAATGCAGGACTGAGCACTCCCCGATGCTCCTAAAGGGCTAATACAAAAGCCACAACCTTCCCCAAATCAGCGGAGGAAAAAACgccatatatacatatatgtatatatatatataaaatatatatatatgtatgaaacataattattttttcctggttcTCTCATCCAGCTCCTTTTGTTCCCAGCCCCGTGGGCTGGGAGATGGAAAGACCTCACGGCTTCCCCCCGAAAATCGATCCCCCTCTCCATCCCAACGCGCTCCACAGAAGTCCCCTCCATCACTGCCGTGGGCACCTATTTAGCCCCTTTACCCTGGAAAAAGTGCTGCCTGCCCAAACCTCCTCCCATTCAGCCCGGGAAAGGATAAAAGCTGTggagggggctggggctgaaggaggggggggaataaattaaaataaagataaaaccAAGCGCTTTGGTTTGGATTAATTCAGCTGGTCCTGCACGGCCCCTTCTATAAAAGGGGGGAAAATCCCCCTGAGGACGAaaacacttatttttattttaatctatttttcctctttttttttatttttcccctgtttAAATGCCttaaacagagggaaggaagggaagaaaaaaaataaaaaagaaaataaccacACAGGCAGAGCCTGGCTTGGAGGGTTTCCAGCCCGGGCTGCGCTCCCTGGGAATAGTCGGGAGCCGTCTGTAGGGAAGGCAGCGAGCGccgggagcgcggcgggggcgcggggccggtgCGGGGCCGGCGCTGCCCGGACGGCACTTACGTGTGCGGGGCGGGAGGCGAAGGCGAAGGCGACGCGGGCCCGGCCGGGCAGCAAAGAGGGCCCGCAGCGGGTTGTTGGAGCCGCAGCCGCCCCGGCCCTCCCcgccccctgccaaggcagctgGAGGAGCCATTAGTGCCGGCGCGGCGCGCACgtagggatggatggagggatgcgGGGATGGAGGGAGCGAGGGACGGACAGACGGACCGACAGTGCAGGGCCCGCCacagccccgccgcccccgcctgCGCCGGGCCCCCGGAACAGCCCCGCGGGTGCGGGGGGACCCCGACCCCGGAGTCGGCGAGGAGGGACCAGTAcggctccagctgctgcagccggGAATGGTGCCCCTATAGATCCCGCTGCCCTATAGATCCTGCTGTCCTATAGATTCCACTGCCCTATAGATCCTGCTGTCCTATAGATTCCACTGCCCTATAGATCCTGCTGTCCTATAGATCCTGCTGCCCTATAGATC from Pseudopipra pipra isolate bDixPip1 chromosome 28, bDixPip1.hap1, whole genome shotgun sequence includes these protein-coding regions:
- the TET3 gene encoding methylcytosine dioxygenase TET3, with amino-acid sequence MEEGPINYVEERRLNEGSGLSLVNGGRLEPGGTALMESSGWSPGQPPAAGKAPLEDVRNLVAFSAVAEAVSSYRLPPPGSPSLLYEKFDSEMSRGGLGAADGVPRGEDLHALKAALALAKHGVKPPNCNCDGPECPDYLEWLEQKIKTALGEELASPRPRAAAIPPPTPQEGAIDPQPVPEAAEPCPPDGLPFSQSALTIAKEKNISLQTAIAIEALTQLSAALPQPVGDGQPPLPPPPPPPAAPFGPGPLAPPGATWQRGDEPRYPPEPGAAPEPFFGAAPPRGNFSAPWGLEAEGATGAGDPMAELEQLLGNADDYIKAAFKRPEATPGKATAPKTEPPERAASKEAPAGPPLPPVPPEPDLHKKTQLVLQQHLHHKRSLFLEQSLAAAAPPDRPGGWWAPGTPAAPPKPFEKQPKEKKKKMPPEKPPPAKPLRKQVQIKKAKQKDSQPLFLPLWQISLEGFRAPAEPPAEPPAEEMQTDPPPSAFPHQPLALAQPAACPPPPNPPGGIPPAPNSQERGAPGGGPQIHSAPAGSEEALAAPLPATSAPIMVDDKLEELIRQFEAEFGENFNLPPPETPAPLAPGAAEEPGGPAPASQGSPQATTAASAPSSAPQPSPKSCALSPGKALLSEPPFTARSPKQIKIESSGAITVVSTTCFYSEESQNPDADDADRTPTKDEVPLTPTLSGFLESPLKYLDTPTKSLLDTPAKRAQAEFPTCDCVEQIVEKDEGPYYTHLGSGPTVASIRELMEERYGEKGKAIRIEKVIYTGKEGKSSRGCPIAKWVIRRHNQEEKLLCLVRHRAGHHCQNAVIIILILAWEGIPRTLGDTLYQELTDTLTKYGNPTSRRCGLNDDRTCACQGKDPNTCGASFSFGCSWSMYFNGCKYARSKTPRKFRLVGDNPKEEELLRRSFQDLATEVAPLYKRLAPQAYQNQVTNEDVAIDCRLGLKEGRPFSGVTACMDFCAHAHKDQHNLYNGCTVVCTLTKEDNRVVGKIPEDEQLHVLPLYKMSSTDEFGSEENQNAKVGSGAIQVLTSFPREVRRLPEPAKSCRQRQLEARKAAAEKKKQKEKLMTPEKIKQEVLELPTLQPNAGMALKSGIPPQPLKPSIKVEPQSHYNAFKYNGNAVVESYSVLGSCRPSDPYSMNSVYSYHSYYAQPNLPSVNGFHSKFALPSFGYYGFSSNHVFPSQFLNYGAPERGGNTWVSNGYEKKPDVSVLQENLNHTYGNTNFPEPVPHGMRSKNHHQRTYERANRYASQQKATAAGAHRTNPGSEEAPSFAQNCFGSRPIKQEPPDPPPAIEPLPGAAAVPSADLTLPAIPAHGAAPEQRWSPFKAPRGASSPERTNTAEGSWGALVPGAGGREKLSAFDATARLPPPEKQWPNVLAAGEPTAAPARGSGLLPKPWSPCKLGEAALAGTGTSSLLGSLGFSSALPGLPSFPEEPWGSVKVEERRTPAPSPGLPEKPWEAALGEKGAAGPRQDKPWDPFGLEEDLSEKAVKEEEEEEEEEEEEEEEEWSDSEHNFLDENIGGVAVAPAHGSILIECARRELHATTPLKKPNRCHPTRISLVFYQHKNLNQPNHGLALWEAKMKQLAERARARQEEAARLGLPPDAKAFAKKRKWGGALATEAPSKERRDSVPTRQAVAIPTNSAITVSSYAYTKVTGPYSRWI